Proteins from a genomic interval of Treponema brennaborense DSM 12168:
- a CDS encoding carbohydrate ABC transporter permease, with protein sequence MNSVLSDKRYIFWLVFPGFSIFAFAVLLPVAVSFFFGLTDWTGMGAMRIIGFKNYVELLTKDGVFYRSLLHAVILALATVCLQHPVALLFAYLISRSAGKFEKFFRAVFFVPCVISVVVTSKMWVSVYEPTYGLLNKILAVFGVSAQQWLGDPKLVLLSVIFIVMWQGFGWAMLIYYAGIKGLSSEIFEAAAVDGANKWTLLTKISLPMLLPVVSVNVTLAVVSSLKQMETVYLTTNGGPGNMSQFLANYLYIQAFSSYRYGYGNAISVVFVAFCLLITLVMNRMFKKGLQNF encoded by the coding sequence ATGAATTCGGTATTGAGTGATAAACGGTATATTTTTTGGCTTGTATTTCCGGGTTTTTCGATTTTTGCTTTTGCCGTATTACTGCCGGTCGCCGTCAGTTTCTTTTTCGGTCTGACTGACTGGACCGGTATGGGGGCGATGCGCATAATCGGTTTCAAAAATTACGTTGAATTGCTTACGAAAGACGGTGTTTTTTACCGGTCGCTGCTTCACGCGGTCATTCTTGCGCTGGCAACGGTTTGCCTTCAGCATCCGGTTGCATTGCTGTTCGCTTATCTGATATCGCGCAGTGCCGGTAAATTTGAAAAATTCTTCAGGGCTGTTTTTTTCGTTCCGTGCGTCATTTCCGTCGTCGTAACTTCAAAAATGTGGGTGTCCGTTTACGAACCCACTTACGGCTTGCTGAATAAAATTCTCGCCGTGTTCGGTGTAAGCGCCCAGCAATGGCTCGGTGATCCGAAACTGGTATTGCTGTCCGTTATTTTTATCGTCATGTGGCAGGGCTTCGGTTGGGCGATGCTCATTTATTATGCGGGCATCAAAGGACTGAGTTCCGAGATTTTTGAAGCCGCCGCCGTCGACGGCGCGAACAAATGGACGCTTCTGACTAAAATTTCCCTGCCGATGCTGCTGCCCGTCGTTTCCGTAAACGTAACGCTTGCCGTCGTTTCTTCTCTGAAACAGATGGAAACCGTATACCTTACGACGAACGGAGGGCCGGGAAACATGTCGCAATTTCTTGCAAATTATTTGTATATTCAGGCGTTTTCATCGTATCGGTACGGATACGGCAACGCAATTTCCGTAGTGTTCGTCGCTTTTTGCCTGCTGATCACGTTGGTAATGAACAGGATGTTTAAAAAAGGTTTGCAGAATTTTTAA
- a CDS encoding carbohydrate ABC transporter permease, giving the protein MKKKSLRNKWITAFLLITGIGQLFPLIWLFDFSVAKSGDLFGSHILVWPEVFQWQNYKTAWINGKIPYYLLNSVIVNVLTILLTTLFAVMLAYAFTRMKWKLRSLFFGCVTMGIMIPIHATLLPNYVIFNRLHIADSYLGLILPYVAFALPTATFIMTGFMQSIPKSLEEAAIIDGCTLWGVLFRIVFPMVRPAMVTVIIMTFISTWNEFIMAATYISNEALRTLPYAVYNFAGQYASNYAVQFAVMMLVALPSLLIYVFLSDKITKGVAEGALKG; this is encoded by the coding sequence ATGAAAAAGAAATCGCTGCGGAACAAATGGATTACGGCGTTTTTATTGATAACGGGAATCGGCCAATTGTTTCCGCTGATTTGGTTGTTCGATTTTTCAGTAGCGAAAAGCGGTGATTTATTCGGCTCGCACATTCTGGTATGGCCGGAAGTTTTTCAGTGGCAGAATTACAAAACGGCGTGGATAAACGGAAAAATACCGTATTACCTTTTGAATTCGGTGATCGTCAACGTGCTTACCATTTTATTGACGACGCTGTTTGCGGTAATGCTTGCTTACGCGTTTACCCGCATGAAGTGGAAACTGCGCAGTCTGTTCTTCGGCTGCGTGACGATGGGAATCATGATTCCCATCCACGCGACGCTGCTGCCGAATTACGTCATTTTCAACAGGCTGCATATTGCGGATTCCTATTTGGGATTGATTCTTCCGTACGTAGCGTTCGCGCTGCCTACGGCAACGTTTATAATGACCGGATTCATGCAGTCGATTCCCAAAAGTTTGGAAGAAGCCGCGATAATCGACGGCTGCACGTTGTGGGGCGTGTTGTTTCGGATCGTTTTCCCGATGGTTCGTCCGGCTATGGTAACGGTTATTATCATGACGTTTATAAGTACTTGGAATGAATTCATTATGGCGGCAACGTACATTTCAAATGAAGCGCTGCGTACGCTGCCGTACGCGGTTTACAATTTTGCCGGACAGTATGCCTCGAATTACGCGGTTCAATTCGCGGTAATGATGCTTGTGGCGCTACCGTCGCTGCTTATTTACGTATTTCTGAGCGATAAAATTACGAAGGGTGTTGCCGAAGGAGCCCTGAAAGGATAA
- a CDS encoding glycoside hydrolase family 30 protein: MIKRARVFETVPAECRFLQEAAEMPFIPEQKAEMNVISVFPEREYQEILGFGGAFTESAGYVYAQLGAADKKRLIEAYFDPDKGIGYTLGRTHMNSCDFSLENYACYESEADYRAERFDPSRTFKYTVPLMKAAFAHAESSGRSITLHAVPWSPPAFMKTNGNMNCGGSLKSEYRQAWADCFVRYIRALEREGIRTGIVSTQNEPAAVQRWDSCRYTAAEETAFVRDYLGPTLAAAGLGDIKILVWDHNKESVLERSSAAFDDRVASEYVWGAGFHWYSGDHFEQLSLVHERYPHKALLLTEFCVEERSDDGPQGNAEKYAHELIGDLNNFANGFIDWNLLLDEEGGPNHARNFCDAAVRTRIRAGKTELEFRPAYYYMGHFSKFIFPCSRRIAVSRFSDKLETCAFKRPDGKLVLIVLNRSDTAAESVISVPEYGIASASFKPHSIKTVVLP, encoded by the coding sequence ATGATAAAAAGAGCCCGTGTTTTTGAAACCGTTCCGGCGGAATGCCGTTTTCTTCAGGAAGCGGCGGAAATGCCGTTCATTCCGGAACAAAAAGCCGAAATGAACGTTATCAGCGTGTTCCCCGAACGGGAATATCAGGAAATACTCGGATTCGGCGGTGCGTTTACGGAATCTGCGGGATATGTATACGCGCAATTGGGCGCCGCTGATAAAAAACGTTTGATAGAAGCGTATTTTGATCCGGATAAGGGAATCGGTTATACGCTGGGACGCACGCATATGAACAGCTGCGATTTTTCACTTGAAAATTACGCATGCTACGAGTCGGAGGCCGATTACCGTGCGGAACGTTTTGATCCTTCCCGTACTTTTAAATATACGGTTCCGCTCATGAAAGCTGCGTTCGCACACGCTGAGTCGTCCGGACGCAGCATAACGCTTCACGCCGTTCCGTGGAGCCCGCCCGCTTTTATGAAGACGAACGGAAACATGAATTGCGGCGGTTCGTTAAAGAGCGAGTACCGGCAGGCGTGGGCGGATTGCTTCGTGCGTTATATCCGCGCCTTGGAACGGGAAGGAATACGGACGGGCATCGTGTCGACCCAAAACGAACCCGCCGCTGTCCAGCGATGGGATTCGTGCCGGTATACGGCTGCGGAAGAAACGGCTTTCGTCCGCGATTACTTGGGGCCGACGCTTGCGGCCGCCGGCTTGGGCGATATAAAAATACTCGTTTGGGATCATAATAAGGAATCCGTTCTGGAACGTTCCAGTGCCGCATTTGATGACCGCGTCGCTTCCGAATACGTTTGGGGCGCCGGGTTCCACTGGTATTCGGGTGACCATTTTGAGCAGCTTTCGCTCGTGCATGAACGTTATCCGCATAAAGCGCTGCTGCTGACCGAGTTCTGCGTGGAAGAGCGCTCCGACGACGGTCCGCAGGGTAACGCCGAAAAATACGCGCACGAGCTGATCGGTGACTTAAATAACTTTGCGAACGGTTTTATCGATTGGAATTTGCTGCTAGATGAAGAAGGCGGCCCGAATCATGCACGAAATTTCTGCGACGCAGCGGTACGGACCCGTATCCGCGCCGGTAAAACGGAACTCGAATTCCGTCCGGCGTATTATTATATGGGGCATTTCAGCAAATTCATCTTTCCTTGCAGCCGCCGTATTGCGGTCTCCCGATTTTCGGATAAACTTGAGACCTGCGCGTTCAAACGACCGGACGGAAAACTTGTGTTAATCGTTCTGAACCGGTCGGATACTGCGGCAGAATCCGTCATTTCCGTACCGGAATACGGAATCGCCTCCGCCTCTTTTAAACCGCACAGCATCAAGACCGTCGTGCTGCCGTAA